The Bacteroidales bacterium genome includes the window TCATAACAATGTAAATTTAATTGTTTCTATTCGAATTAGCAACTTTTATTATATACTTTCTATTACGAATAGACGGTCGTATTATAATCCAGCCTCTCTTTAAAAAACATGCACAAAAAGACATTCATTTCGAATTCACAACCATTATTACGAACCAATTAACAACTACCAAGTTCTCTCAAAATAAGCAAGTTGCAGATTATCTGTCTTTTAGACTTAAAAACACAGCTCCCCTACGGACTGCGCTTAAGCCCTGCAAGTCATTGATTTGCAGGATTTTTTGCATATAATTGGAGATATACTATTCCCTGGCACCACTTAACCCTGCTCTAAAACCTTTCAAACTCGCTAAAGCCTCCTCATAAGAAAAGCTATTATTTGTTTCCAGAATCTGATTTATCAGTCTGCTTTCTTCTGCACTGGAGATTTCTATATCCATCAACTCCTCGATTTTACGATAAACATTTGATATTTGAGGAATTAACCCTGAAACATCCATTCCCAGCAGCCTGGATCCTGCTGACTTGAAATTAAAATCAGAGTTTAAATAAATCTCTTCGTAGTGATCTTTTGCAGCTCGTTCCTGGTTTATTGCAAGGTAATTCTCAATGATAAAGGCTATGTCATCTGCATCCCTGTTATGCAATTGATTTCGATCCCTCCATGCCATTAATTTAAGGAGAAATATTCCCCGCAATGAAACAACCTCAATTTCAAATTCCTTATCTATTTTCACAACAAGGGTGTCTTCCTTCGTCTCTTCAAAACCCAGAACGGACATTGCAACTGTTTCATCCGGGGGCCAATAAACTTTATCATCTTTCTGCTTAATCTTTCCAAATGGAACAATATCGAATCTAAGTATCTGCTTGTATAGAAAGCG containing:
- a CDS encoding nucleotidyl transferase AbiEii/AbiGii toxin family protein translates to MNIIMALHGKRSGRATLDLDIAIALSSWKRFEEVRVKLLQHPDIQKDHNQVQRFLYKQILRFDIVPFGKIKQKDDKVYWPPDETVAMSVLGFEETKEDTLVVKIDKEFEIEVVSLRGIFLLKLMAWRDRNQLHNRDADDIAFIIENYLAINQERAAKDHYEEIYLNSDFNFKSAGSRLLGMDVSGLIPQISNVYRKIEELMDIEISSAEESRLINQILETNNSFSYEEALASLKGFRAGLSGARE